A region of the Actinomycetota bacterium genome:
GGCGGGTGTCGTGCAGCACCTCCCCGGAGCCCACGTTCAGCGCGGCGAACAGGTCCAGGGTGCCGTTTCTCTTGTAGTCGTGGGTCATCGTCCCGGCCCGCCCCGGCACCATCGGCAGGGACGGCTGGGTGCGGTCCAGAGCCTGGACCTGGGTTTTCTCGTCGAAACAGAACACCGCTGCGGCAGCCGGCGGGTTCACGTACAGGCCGACCACGTCACGCAGCTTCGACTCGAAGCTCGGGTCTGTGGACAGCTTGAAGGTCTCCACCTTCCACGGCCGGATCCGCCGTGCCTGCCATATCCGGGCCACCGTGTCCTTGCCGATCCCGTACCGGGCCGCCATCGACCTCGTCGACCAGCACGCAGAGCCGTCCTCGGGCACCGTGCGCAACGTGTCATGCACGATCGCTTCCACAACATCGTCGCCGAGCACAACAGGGCGGCCACGCCCCGCCCGGATGCGCCCCACCGCAGCGGTTCCCTCCGCGGCGAACCGGCTACGCCACCGACGGACAGACTTCGGCGTGGACGCGCACCGACGAGCGATCTCGGCGTTCGAAACACCGTCCGTGGCCCACAACAACGCCTTGGCCTGGCGCACCTCCCGAGCCGGCGCGGTGTGCGAACGAGCAAGCCCCTCCAGCTCAGCCCGCTGTCCACCCGTCATCTCCAAAGCCCCAGCCGCAGCCACCGTCCCACCCACACTACAACAGATCACTATTTAAGCGACACATCGCCCGGTGTGGTGGACCCCATCGGCGGTACTCTTGCGAAATGCGACCCCTTCGGTACTCCATCAACGTCACATTGGACGGGTGCTGCGATCATCGTGCAGTCCCCGCGGACGAAGACTTGCATCGT
Encoded here:
- a CDS encoding IS630 family transposase; translation: MTGGQRAELEGLARSHTAPAREVRQAKALLWATDGVSNAEIARRCASTPKSVRRWRSRFAAEGTAAVGRIRAGRGRPVVLGDDVVEAIVHDTLRTVPEDGSACWSTRSMAARYGIGKDTVARIWQARRIRPWKVETFKLSTDPSFESKLRDVVGLYVNPPAAAAVFCFDEKTQVQALDRTQPSLPMVPGRAGTMTHDYKRNGTLDLFAALNVGSGEVLHDTRRSHTGRDVLAFFRWIDMHVDPDLELHVILDNLSAHKSQPVRDWLAHKKRRRWHLHFTPTSSSWLNLVECWFSVLSRKALTNTSFTSVAELETRIDCWVSHWNDNPEPFVWTKPADEILDKVARGQATLDRITKSATHH